One window of the Brassica napus cultivar Da-Ae unplaced genomic scaffold, Da-Ae ScsIHWf_598;HRSCAF=890, whole genome shotgun sequence genome contains the following:
- the LOC125604698 gene encoding protein LIGHT-DEPENDENT SHORT HYPOCOTYLS 7-like, with product MASPSNKGKNIAERSTSEQPQPQQPQPPPNSPALSRYESQKRRDWNTFCQYLRNQQPPVHISQCSSNNILDFLQYLDQFGKTKVHAHGCIFFGQVEPAGQCNCPLKQAWGSLDALIGRLRAAYEENGGFSERNPFAGGGIRVFLREVRDSQAKARGVPYNKRKKKRRNPMQSHDVEDGTTGTSSSNLPS from the coding sequence ATGGCTAGTCCTAGCAACAAAGGCAAAAACATAGCAGAAAGATCCACGTCTGAACAACCGCAGCCGCAGCAACCACAACCACCTCCTAATTCACCAGCGTTAAGCCGGTACGAATCACAGAAACGTCGAGACTGGAACACGTTTTGTCAGTACCTTCGTAACCAGCAGCCACCAGTACACATCTCACAGTGCAGCTCTAACAACATCCTAGACTTCCTCCAATATCTTGACCAGTTTGGAAAGACAAAGGTTCATGCACATGGATGTATTTTCTTCGGACAAGTTGAACCAGCAGGACAGTGTAACTGTCCTTTAAAACAAGCGTGGGGGAGTTTGGATGCTTTGATCGGACGGCTGAGAGCAGCATACGAGGAGAACGGAGGGTTTTCGGAGAGAAACCCATTTGCCGGCGGCGGGATTAGGGTTTTTCTAAGGGAAGTGAGAGATTCACAGGCCAAGGCAAGAGGAGTTCCGTACaataaaaggaagaagaagaggaggaatccTATGCAGAGTCATGATGTTGAAGATGGTACTACGGGGACTAGTAGCTCCAACTTGCCATCTTAG